A genomic window from Massilia sp. METH4 includes:
- a CDS encoding LysR family transcriptional regulator has product MDINSDDLLTFVTVIDSGSLSAAAVHLGQTTSGVSRALARLEDKLQTSLLTRTTRRMELTEEGQLFLERARRILASIEEVEECIRIRRQQPAGRLCVDAASPFMLHCIVPHVAEFRALYPEIRLELTSNDRIADLIEHRTDIAIRIGTLNDSTLHARPLTSSPLHILASPAYLARHGAPAAPEDLARHALLGFVQYEQGNVWPLRHAAGDSLVVAPALAASSGETLRQLALAGDGIACLADFMTRADIGAGRLVPLLAAFNTGYRQQIHAVYYRNTQLAQRISCFLEFFQQKL; this is encoded by the coding sequence ATGGATATCAACTCCGACGACCTCCTGACCTTCGTGACCGTGATCGACAGCGGCTCGCTGAGTGCCGCCGCGGTGCACCTCGGCCAGACCACGTCGGGCGTCAGCCGTGCATTGGCGCGCCTGGAAGACAAGCTGCAGACGTCCCTGCTCACGCGTACCACGCGGCGCATGGAATTGACCGAGGAAGGGCAGCTGTTCCTCGAGCGCGCGCGGCGCATCCTGGCATCGATCGAGGAAGTGGAAGAATGCATCCGCATCCGCCGGCAGCAACCGGCGGGGCGCCTGTGCGTGGATGCGGCATCGCCTTTCATGCTTCACTGCATCGTGCCCCATGTGGCCGAGTTCCGTGCGCTGTATCCGGAGATCCGGCTGGAACTCACGTCCAACGACCGCATCGCCGACCTGATCGAGCATCGCACCGATATCGCGATTCGCATCGGCACGCTCAACGACTCCACGCTGCACGCCCGGCCGCTCACGTCCAGTCCCCTGCACATCCTTGCCAGCCCTGCCTACCTCGCGCGGCATGGCGCGCCGGCCGCGCCCGAGGACCTGGCGCGCCATGCGCTGCTCGGCTTCGTGCAGTACGAACAGGGCAATGTCTGGCCGCTGCGCCATGCCGCGGGCGACAGCCTTGTCGTCGCGCCGGCCCTGGCCGCTTCGTCCGGCGAAACATTGCGCCAGCTCGCCCTGGCCGGCGACGGCATCGCCTGCCTCGCCGACTTCATGACCCGCGCCGACATCGGCGCCGGGCGCCTCGTGCCGCTGCTGGCAGCATTCAATACCGGCTACCGCCAGCAGATCCATGCCGTCTATTACCGCAACACGCAGCTGGCCCAGCGCATCAGCTGCTTCCTTGAATTCTTCCAGCAAAAGCTTTGA
- a CDS encoding DUF5668 domain-containing protein — protein sequence MQTEVDRARLKLRRQVIWGLTLVAFGLAYLINRDDHETVARLWTYWPLVLVAFGIGNMLPPFDGRRFVDGLSQVLFGAWFYATFEGLWGLTFQNSWPLLIIVAGAGMVLQPLASRYFERKAGGQTTQQSTREEA from the coding sequence ATGCAAACCGAAGTGGACAGGGCACGGCTGAAACTGCGCCGGCAGGTGATCTGGGGGCTGACGCTGGTGGCATTCGGCCTGGCTTACCTCATCAACCGGGACGACCATGAGACCGTGGCGCGCCTGTGGACGTACTGGCCGCTGGTGCTGGTCGCATTCGGCATCGGCAACATGCTGCCGCCGTTTGACGGCCGGCGTTTCGTCGACGGCCTGTCGCAGGTGCTGTTCGGCGCCTGGTTCTACGCCACCTTCGAGGGCCTGTGGGGCCTGACCTTCCAGAACAGCTGGCCATTGCTTATCATCGTGGCCGGCGCCGGCATGGTGTTGCAGCCGCTGGCGTCGCGTTATTTTGAACGAAAGGCCGGCGGGCAAACGACTCAACAGAGCACGAGGGAGGAGGCATGA
- a CDS encoding DUF5668 domain-containing protein has product MSTERQHNPAAQVVVGLAVIAVGLMFLLDNLGWIHLDMGVQFWPVVLIVAGTLKITGARSTKGRTIGVALLVFGVVLLLKGLGILAIGWNVLAPMVMIGVGVFVVARSTMRPDKHGEHGVPVPAGKEGDDDAVFATAILGVYKRRIASQRFAGGEMTAIMGGCELDLREASLSGDAVIHVFALMGGITIQVPVDWTVSLEGAPILGGIEESTLRPKDAGKRLIVRGYAIMGGVEIRN; this is encoded by the coding sequence ATGAGCACGGAGCGGCAACACAATCCGGCGGCGCAGGTCGTCGTCGGCCTGGCGGTGATCGCGGTGGGATTGATGTTCCTGCTCGATAACCTGGGCTGGATCCACCTGGACATGGGCGTGCAATTCTGGCCCGTCGTCCTGATCGTGGCGGGCACGCTGAAGATCACTGGCGCCCGTTCCACCAAGGGCAGGACCATCGGCGTGGCGCTGCTCGTGTTCGGTGTCGTGCTGCTGCTGAAAGGGCTCGGCATCCTGGCCATCGGCTGGAACGTGCTGGCGCCAATGGTCATGATCGGCGTGGGGGTGTTCGTCGTGGCGCGCTCCACCATGCGGCCCGACAAGCACGGCGAGCACGGCGTGCCCGTGCCGGCCGGGAAGGAAGGCGACGACGATGCCGTGTTCGCCACCGCCATCCTCGGCGTTTACAAGCGGCGCATTGCCTCGCAGCGGTTCGCGGGCGGCGAGATGACGGCGATCATGGGCGGCTGCGAGCTCGACCTGCGCGAGGCTTCCCTGTCCGGCGACGCGGTGATCCATGTCTTCGCGCTGATGGGCGGCATCACGATCCAGGTGCCGGTCGACTGGACGGTGTCGCTCGAGGGCGCGCCGATCCTGGGCGGCATCGAGGAGTCGACGCTGCGCCCGAAGGATGCCGGCAAGCGACTGATTGTGCGCGGCTACGCCATCATGGGCGGCGTGGAAATCCGCAACTGA
- a CDS encoding histidine kinase, producing MSWLTRARRGAMLYLLAWLIAGAVIGGVCAALAPAPLVNALVFAIPGTLVYGVAAGFSAYYLCRANPLGTRTTALVVLVLCTAAVLAAFMWLAVLGGWNELCVALGVSWAGIGQTPLLSAFLFVLGALLYGLLAVVNYLAIESGRARTAERRELESKLMAQDAELRMLRTQVDPHFLFNSLNSVSALTSQDPKGAREMTLRLAGFFRRSLGLAAQPRITLAQEMDLVRDFLAIEKVRFGERLVTEEALEKGALDCLVPPMIIQPLVENAIKHGIGQLTDGGLVLVAAWRESGRLKITVTNAIDPELPECRRAGVGLANVRQRLACAYPNQSALEWKREGDTFSVEIRLPAHTTDNDET from the coding sequence GTGAGCTGGCTTACCCGGGCGCGCCGCGGCGCAATGCTGTACCTGCTGGCGTGGCTGATCGCGGGCGCCGTGATCGGCGGCGTATGCGCCGCCCTGGCCCCGGCACCGCTCGTGAACGCGCTGGTGTTCGCGATCCCCGGCACGCTGGTCTACGGCGTGGCGGCGGGCTTCTCCGCGTATTACCTGTGCCGCGCCAATCCGCTCGGCACGCGCACGACGGCGCTGGTGGTCCTCGTCCTGTGCACGGCCGCCGTGCTGGCCGCCTTCATGTGGCTGGCGGTGCTGGGCGGCTGGAACGAGCTGTGCGTGGCACTCGGCGTCTCCTGGGCCGGCATCGGGCAGACACCGCTGCTGTCGGCCTTCCTGTTCGTCCTCGGCGCCTTGCTGTATGGCTTGCTGGCGGTCGTGAACTACCTGGCCATCGAAAGCGGTCGGGCCCGCACGGCGGAGCGGCGCGAGCTGGAATCGAAGCTGATGGCGCAGGATGCCGAGTTGCGCATGCTGCGCACGCAGGTCGATCCGCACTTCCTGTTCAACAGCCTCAATTCCGTCAGCGCGCTGACGTCGCAGGACCCGAAGGGCGCGCGCGAAATGACGCTGCGGCTGGCTGGTTTCTTCCGCCGCAGCCTGGGCCTGGCGGCGCAGCCGCGCATCACGCTGGCCCAGGAAATGGATCTGGTGCGGGACTTCCTCGCCATCGAAAAGGTGCGCTTCGGCGAGCGGCTCGTCACCGAAGAAGCGTTGGAGAAGGGCGCGCTCGATTGCCTGGTGCCGCCGATGATCATCCAGCCGCTCGTCGAGAACGCGATCAAGCACGGCATCGGCCAGTTGACCGATGGCGGGCTGGTGCTGGTGGCGGCCTGGCGCGAGAGCGGCCGGCTGAAGATCACCGTCACCAACGCGATCGATCCCGAGCTGCCCGAATGCCGCCGTGCCGGCGTCGGGCTGGCCAATGTGCGGCAGCGGCTGGCGTGCGCCTACCCGAACCAGTCGGCGCTCGAATGGAAGCGCGAAGGCGATACGTTCAGCGTCGAGATCCGCCTGCCGGCGCACACTACCGACAATGACGAAACATAG
- a CDS encoding LytTR family DNA-binding domain-containing protein, producing the protein MRLIVVDDESLARGVVREYLAAHPDIEVVAECANGFEAVKAITELAPDLVLLDIQMPRLDGFEVAELAGGKTRIIFATAFDQYAVRAFEVHALDYLLKPFSQQRFDQAIAHARASLASALPRQEAAVREALAARDRPLGRVLIRDGAKVHVIPTEKIVFIEAQDDYVCIHADGKAWLKNQALGELESQLASQLEAGRFLRIHRSYLVNVDHVARIEPAGRDSHAAILGDGTKLPISRSGYQKIRAVMQ; encoded by the coding sequence ATGCGGCTGATCGTGGTGGATGACGAATCCCTGGCGCGCGGCGTGGTGCGCGAATACCTGGCCGCGCACCCCGACATCGAAGTGGTGGCCGAATGCGCGAACGGCTTCGAAGCCGTGAAGGCGATCACGGAGCTGGCGCCCGACCTGGTGCTGCTGGACATCCAGATGCCCAGGCTCGACGGCTTCGAGGTCGCCGAACTGGCGGGCGGCAAGACGCGCATCATCTTCGCCACCGCGTTCGACCAGTACGCGGTGCGCGCCTTCGAGGTCCACGCCCTCGACTACCTGCTCAAGCCCTTCAGCCAGCAGCGCTTCGACCAGGCGATTGCCCACGCCCGCGCCAGCCTCGCCAGCGCGCTGCCGCGGCAGGAAGCGGCCGTTCGCGAAGCGCTTGCGGCCCGCGACAGGCCACTTGGGCGCGTGCTGATCCGCGACGGCGCGAAGGTCCACGTGATCCCCACCGAGAAGATCGTGTTCATCGAGGCGCAGGACGATTACGTGTGCATTCACGCCGACGGCAAGGCGTGGCTGAAGAACCAGGCGCTGGGCGAGCTGGAGTCACAGCTTGCATCCCAGCTCGAGGCGGGACGCTTCCTGCGCATCCACCGTTCCTACCTCGTCAACGTGGATCACGTGGCGCGCATCGAACCGGCCGGCAGGGACAGCCACGCGGCCATCCTCGGCGACGGCACGAAGCTGCCGATCAGCCGCAGCGGGTACCAGAAGATCAGGGCGGTGATGCAGTAG
- a CDS encoding ATP-dependent DNA helicase — protein sequence MGDAVTDTKYTVAVRALCEFTAKAGDLDLRFTPSPTAQEGIAGHAVVTARRDDDYEKEIALSGTFGPLLVRGRADGYDPKRNQLEEIKTFRGELDRMPGNHRALHWAQVKVYGHLLCAARGLPSLRLALVYYDIGSQKETHLVEEHDAASLQAYFEAQCTLFVAWAEMELAHRALRDEQLRALRFPHADFRPGQRELAEAMYKASARSCALLAQAPTGIGKSIGSLFPLLKAAAAHGLDKIFFLAAKTSGRRMALDAAEAIKDSAPLLPLRTLELAARNTACEHPDKACHGESCPLAKGFYDRLPAARAAAVQQPMLDRAAVRAVALAHDVCPYYLQSELVRWADVIVGDYNYYFDVTAMLYSLTVMNEWRIGVLADEAHNMVSRTRKMYSAELEHARLRLLRKTAPAALKKALDRVHRQWSALEKEQEGDYQAYDALPEKLVNALQTAATDIGDYMAENAAWFDADILDFYFAVLHFARLGESFGEHSVFDVTIANKGAGGGTRVDSVLCLRNIVPAPFLQPRFAAARTTALFSATLSPWNYYSDTLGMPPDTAWVDVASPFQAAQLTVHIAGHISTRYQHRDRSLAPIARLMGEQYDRQPGNYLAFFSSFDYMDKAADLFEREHPHVTVWRQPRRMGEAERDAFLARFTETGQGIGFAVLGGAFGEGIDLPGARLIGAFIATLGLPQLNPVNERIRERMQAIFGAGYDYTYLYPGMQKVVQAAGRVIRTTSDTGTVHLIDDRFARPDIRALLPAWWHVPS from the coding sequence ATGGGCGACGCAGTGACGGACACGAAGTACACGGTGGCTGTGCGGGCGCTGTGCGAGTTCACCGCCAAGGCGGGCGACCTCGACCTGCGCTTCACGCCCTCGCCCACCGCCCAGGAAGGCATCGCCGGCCATGCCGTGGTCACCGCGCGGCGCGACGACGACTACGAAAAGGAAATCGCCCTGTCCGGCACCTTCGGCCCGCTCCTCGTGCGCGGGCGTGCCGACGGCTATGACCCGAAGCGCAACCAGCTCGAGGAAATCAAGACCTTCCGGGGCGAGCTCGATCGCATGCCCGGCAACCATCGCGCCCTGCACTGGGCGCAGGTGAAGGTGTATGGCCACCTGCTGTGCGCCGCGCGCGGCCTGCCGTCGTTGCGGCTGGCACTGGTGTACTACGACATCGGCTCCCAGAAGGAGACTCACCTCGTCGAGGAACACGATGCGGCTTCCCTGCAGGCTTATTTCGAGGCGCAATGCACGCTGTTCGTGGCGTGGGCCGAGATGGAGCTCGCCCACCGCGCGCTGCGCGACGAACAACTGCGCGCGCTGCGTTTTCCCCATGCCGACTTCCGGCCGGGCCAGCGCGAACTGGCCGAGGCGATGTACAAGGCCAGTGCCCGCTCCTGCGCGCTGCTGGCCCAGGCGCCGACCGGCATCGGCAAGAGCATCGGCAGCCTGTTCCCGCTGCTGAAGGCGGCCGCCGCGCACGGCCTCGACAAGATCTTTTTCCTGGCCGCGAAAACGTCGGGCCGGCGCATGGCGCTCGATGCCGCCGAGGCGATCAAGGACAGCGCCCCGCTGCTGCCGCTGCGCACGCTGGAACTGGCAGCGCGCAATACCGCCTGCGAACATCCCGACAAGGCTTGCCACGGCGAATCGTGCCCGCTGGCGAAGGGCTTCTATGACCGCCTGCCTGCAGCGCGCGCCGCGGCCGTGCAGCAGCCCATGCTGGACCGCGCCGCCGTGCGCGCGGTGGCGCTGGCGCACGATGTGTGCCCGTACTACCTGCAAAGCGAACTGGTACGGTGGGCCGACGTGATCGTGGGCGACTACAACTACTACTTCGACGTGACGGCCATGCTGTACTCGCTGACCGTGATGAACGAGTGGCGCATCGGCGTGCTGGCCGACGAGGCGCACAATATGGTGTCGCGCACGCGCAAGATGTACTCGGCGGAGCTGGAGCACGCCCGATTGCGGCTGCTGCGCAAGACCGCGCCCGCCGCGCTGAAGAAGGCGCTGGACCGCGTGCACCGGCAATGGTCCGCGCTCGAGAAGGAACAGGAAGGCGACTACCAGGCCTACGACGCGCTGCCGGAAAAGCTCGTCAACGCGCTGCAGACGGCGGCCACCGACATCGGCGACTACATGGCGGAGAACGCGGCGTGGTTCGATGCCGACATCCTCGATTTCTATTTCGCCGTACTGCACTTCGCGCGGCTGGGCGAGAGCTTCGGCGAGCACTCCGTGTTCGATGTGACGATCGCCAACAAGGGCGCCGGCGGCGGTACCCGCGTGGACTCGGTGCTGTGCCTGCGCAATATCGTGCCGGCGCCCTTCCTGCAGCCGCGCTTCGCCGCGGCGCGCACCACGGCGCTGTTCTCAGCCACGCTGAGCCCGTGGAACTACTACAGCGACACGCTGGGCATGCCGCCCGACACGGCCTGGGTCGACGTCGCCTCGCCATTCCAGGCGGCGCAGCTGACGGTGCACATCGCCGGCCACATCTCCACGCGCTACCAGCACCGCGACCGCTCGCTGGCGCCGATCGCGCGCCTGATGGGCGAGCAGTACGACCGGCAGCCCGGCAACTACCTGGCCTTCTTCAGCAGCTTCGACTACATGGACAAGGCGGCCGACCTGTTCGAGCGCGAGCACCCGCACGTGACCGTGTGGCGCCAGCCGCGCCGCATGGGCGAGGCGGAGCGCGATGCCTTCCTGGCCCGCTTCACCGAGACGGGCCAGGGCATCGGCTTCGCCGTGCTGGGCGGCGCCTTCGGCGAGGGCATCGACCTGCCCGGCGCGCGGCTGATCGGCGCCTTCATCGCCACGCTGGGGCTGCCGCAACTCAATCCCGTCAACGAACGCATCCGCGAGCGCATGCAAGCCATCTTCGGCGCCGGGTACGATTACACCTACCTGTATCCCGGCATGCAGAAGGTGGTGCAGGCGGCCGGCCGCGTGATCCGAACCACCAGCGATACGGGCACCGTCCACCTGATCGACGACCGCTTCGCACGGCCGGACATCCGTGCCCTGCTGCCGGCGTGGTGGCATGTGCCAAGCTGA
- a CDS encoding VRR-NUC domain-containing protein has translation MKPVLENPLYYLDNFHRVLAWIGERYADLLDDEERGFIERFPALPQAARALFVRMVMRKGQLFRASKLVYEEIGCARAAAAPLADTGWIVVDPPVSLDELFDLLQKPELCQAFALTGALRSARKEAQLEALRARHEGERPFSGWFDGDEAYRIVAKPLCDRLRLIFFGNYHQDWTEFVLSDLGVFRFEQVEISQAARGFRTRRDIDDYLQLHACRERFANGEAPLDVLRDVPPPGTDNEWLASRREKLLFQLGQQLEKLRDWAGACTVYSDCAYPGARARAIRVLEKDERFGPAWERLQVAMAAPESEAERQHLLRMAPRLARRLGHPRSAPGKAAPPAKLDLALPHPDGQWWVEGVVREHLHRDEAPVFYVENALINSLFGLLCWDAIFAAIPGAFFHPFHHGPADLHSADFHRRRAAQFDACLAQLDDGSYPTTIRRNLEAKRGISSPFVFWGALDDTLLELALHCIPPAHLKQSFLRILQDVKANRTGFPDLIQFWPAERRYNMIEVKGPGDRLQDNQLRWIDYCAQHRMPVTVCYLQWATQ, from the coding sequence ATGAAACCCGTCCTGGAAAACCCGCTTTATTACCTGGACAATTTCCACCGCGTGCTGGCATGGATCGGCGAACGCTATGCCGACCTGCTCGACGACGAGGAGCGCGGCTTCATCGAACGCTTTCCCGCCCTGCCCCAGGCCGCGCGCGCACTGTTCGTGCGCATGGTAATGCGCAAGGGACAATTGTTCCGCGCCTCCAAGCTCGTCTACGAGGAAATCGGCTGTGCCCGGGCCGCCGCCGCGCCGCTGGCCGATACCGGCTGGATCGTCGTCGATCCGCCGGTCTCGCTCGACGAATTGTTCGACCTGCTGCAAAAGCCCGAGCTGTGCCAGGCGTTCGCCCTGACCGGCGCGCTGCGCTCGGCCCGCAAGGAAGCACAGCTGGAAGCGCTGCGCGCCCGGCACGAGGGCGAGCGGCCGTTCTCGGGCTGGTTCGATGGCGACGAGGCTTACCGCATCGTGGCGAAACCGCTGTGCGACCGGCTGCGACTGATCTTCTTCGGCAACTACCACCAGGACTGGACGGAATTCGTGCTGTCCGACCTCGGCGTGTTCCGCTTCGAGCAGGTGGAGATTTCCCAGGCTGCCCGGGGCTTCCGCACGCGGCGCGACATCGACGACTACCTGCAACTGCACGCCTGCCGCGAACGCTTCGCCAACGGCGAGGCGCCGCTGGACGTGCTGCGCGACGTGCCGCCGCCGGGCACGGACAACGAATGGCTGGCCAGCCGGCGCGAGAAGCTGCTGTTCCAGCTGGGCCAGCAACTGGAAAAACTGCGCGACTGGGCTGGCGCCTGCACCGTCTACAGCGATTGCGCCTACCCCGGCGCGCGGGCGCGGGCGATCCGCGTGCTGGAAAAGGATGAACGCTTCGGCCCCGCCTGGGAGCGCCTGCAGGTGGCCATGGCGGCGCCGGAGAGCGAGGCCGAACGCCAGCACCTGTTGCGCATGGCGCCGCGGCTGGCGCGCCGCCTGGGCCATCCGCGCAGCGCTCCCGGCAAGGCAGCGCCACCCGCCAAGCTCGACCTCGCGCTGCCGCATCCGGACGGCCAATGGTGGGTCGAAGGCGTGGTGCGCGAGCACCTGCACCGCGACGAAGCCCCCGTGTTCTATGTCGAGAACGCGCTGATCAACTCCCTGTTCGGGCTGCTGTGCTGGGATGCGATCTTCGCCGCCATTCCCGGCGCCTTCTTCCACCCGTTCCACCACGGCCCGGCCGACCTGCACAGCGCCGACTTCCACCGCCGCCGCGCCGCCCAGTTCGACGCCTGCCTGGCGCAGCTGGACGACGGCAGCTACCCGACCACGATCCGGCGCAACCTGGAGGCCAAGCGCGGCATCTCGTCGCCCTTCGTGTTCTGGGGCGCGCTGGACGACACGCTGCTCGAGCTGGCGCTGCACTGCATTCCGCCCGCCCACCTGAAGCAGTCGTTCCTGCGCATCCTGCAGGACGTGAAAGCGAACCGCACCGGCTTTCCCGACCTGATCCAGTTCTGGCCGGCCGAGCGGCGCTACAACATGATCGAAGTAAAGGGCCCGGGCGACCGCCTGCAGGACAACCAGCTGCGCTGGATCGACTACTGCGCGCAACATCGCATGCCCGTCACCGTCTGCTACCTGCAATGGGCGACGCAGTGA
- a CDS encoding phasin family protein has product MFQNPEQFAQATKALFEFQLETFNTLTSKAVQGIEQVVQLNIDTARSGVEKNLEAGREMSQATDPKAAMAAASARMQNLTNVAEYNHQLGQILADIRKEFTEAADAHLAEARSNLSALIYDVTKNVRPGSENAVEIVKTAIDNAFAGYEQVNKATRQAMAAFEEQLAKAAALAEQQQQTKH; this is encoded by the coding sequence ATGTTCCAGAATCCCGAGCAGTTTGCCCAGGCAACGAAAGCCCTGTTCGAGTTCCAGCTCGAAACCTTCAACACGCTGACCAGCAAGGCGGTGCAAGGCATCGAGCAGGTGGTGCAGCTCAATATCGATACCGCGCGCAGCGGCGTTGAAAAGAACCTCGAGGCCGGCAGGGAAATGAGCCAGGCCACCGATCCGAAAGCCGCCATGGCCGCCGCCAGCGCGCGCATGCAGAACCTGACCAACGTGGCCGAATACAACCACCAGCTCGGCCAGATCCTGGCGGACATCCGCAAGGAATTCACCGAAGCGGCCGACGCCCACCTGGCCGAGGCGCGCAGCAACCTGTCGGCGCTGATCTACGATGTGACGAAGAACGTGCGCCCCGGCTCGGAGAATGCGGTGGAAATCGTCAAGACGGCCATCGACAATGCCTTTGCGGGCTACGAGCAGGTGAACAAGGCAACGCGCCAGGCCATGGCGGCCTTCGAGGAACAGCTGGCGAAAGCGGCCGCGCTCGCCGAACAGCAACAGCAGACAAAGCACTGA